One Spinacia oleracea cultivar Varoflay chromosome 4, BTI_SOV_V1, whole genome shotgun sequence DNA segment encodes these proteins:
- the LOC110799982 gene encoding probable pectinesterase/pectinesterase inhibitor 7: protein MEFTLPLFFQILLHICLLLSFSSSSQALSNLDTICNKTLHPNFCKSILTQNHLQTKTIKDYGRFCISQSLTMSKTFKLLVDQHLLSTKNVSQITIYALQDCDYLTSLNIDFLSTTTSILKPNDSLSSADIDYVQTLLSATMTNLETCSDGLKEAWSPSSMARDLSPQISNGTMLLSLTLALFTEGWVPKTTPNGNYFPLKFDKVGHIILNTTVVVNPDGSGQFTTINDAIAAAPVNTKPNTGYFGIYVVAGVYEEYVNIPSNKKYLLMVGDGINRTIITGNRSVGDDWTTYKSATFAVTATGFVAIDITFRNTAGAIKHQAVALRSGADLSAFYRCSFEGYQDTLYAHSMRQFYKDCDIYGTVDFIFGNAAAVLQNCNIYARQPLEQQYNLITAQGRTDLNQNTGLSIQQSTIRAADDLASTTFTVETYLGRPWKEYSRTVYMQSFIDGLIEPVGWHEWSGSFALNTLYYAEFNNTGLGSSTANRVTWPGYHVIDQTVASYFTVAYFIVGEFWLPSTGVPYTLGLFGK from the exons ATGGAATTCACTCTACCATTATTTTTCCAAATACTATTGCACATTTGTCTCTTACTttctttctcctcctcctctCAAGCCCTCTCTAATTTAGATACAATATGTAACAAAACTCTCCATCCAAACTTTTGCAAATCAATTCTAACACAAAACCATTTACAAACTAAAACAATAAAAGATTATGGTAGGTTTTGCATTAGCCAATCCTTAACCATGTCCAAAACATTCAAGTTATTAGTAGACCAACATCTCCTATCCACAAAAAACGTTTCTCAAATTACAATATACGCCCTTCAAGACTGTGACTATCTTACTAGTCTAAACATCGATTTTCTTTCTACCACGACCAGTATCCTTAAACCTAACGACTCCTTAAGTAGCGCGGACATTGATTATGTCCAAACACTCCTTAGCGCGACCATGACCAATTTAGAAACTTGTTCCGATGGGCTCAAAGAGGCGTGGTCACCATCTAGTATGGCTCGTGACCTTTCACCTCAAATCTCAAATGGTACAATGCTTCTTAGCCTAACCCTTGCACTTTTTACCGAGGGTTGGGTACCAAAAACTACCCCAAATGGTAATTATTTTCCTTTGAAATTTGACAAAGTGGGTCATATTATTTTGAATACTACGGTGGTGGTAAATCCTGATGGGAGCGGTCAGTTTACAACTATCAACGATGCAATTGCGGCGGCGCCGGTGAATACGAAGCCGAATACGGGCTATTTTGGGATATATGTGGTGGCTGGAGTCTATGAAGAGTATGTCAACATTCCTAGCAACAAAAAGTATTTGTTGATGGTTGGTGATGGTATTAATCGGACAATAATTACGGGTAATCGGAGCGTTGGTGACGATTGGACTACTTACAAGTCTGCTACATTTG CTGTGACTGCCACAGGATTTGTTGCAATAGACATAACCTTCCGCAACACAGCAGGAGCCATCAAGCACCAAGCAGTAGCACTTCGAAGCGGAGCCGACCTTTCCGCCTTCTACAGATGCAGCTTCGAAGGATACCAAGACACCTTATACGCACATTCCATGAGACAATTCTACAAAGACTGCGACATTTACGGAACAGTCGATTTCATATTTGGTAACGCTGCAGCAGTGTTACAAAACTGTAACATTTACGCCAGACAACCATTAGAACAACAATATAACCTCATTACTGCTCAAGGCCGAACTGACCTGAACCAAAATACAGGATTATCTATCCAACAATCTACAATTAGAGCCGCCGATGACTTAGCCTCGACCACTTTTACAGTCGAGACTTATCTAGGAAGGCCGTGGAAGGAATACTCGAGAACAGTATATATGCAGTCCTTCATCGATGGTTTGATTGAGCCTGttggttggcatgagtggtctGGAAGTTTTGCATTAAACACATTGTATTATGCAGAGTTCAATAACACTGGACTTGGGTCTAGTACGGCTAACCGTGTCACTTGGCCTGGGTACCATGTTATTGATCAGACTGTAGCGTCTTATTTTACAGTGGCTTATTTCATAGTAGGTGAGTTTTGGTTGCCCTCTACTGGAGTGCCTTATACCTTAGGTTTATTTGGAAAATAA